TAGACCAAGAATAAAATGTGTGAAGTACATTAATAGAACGTTGAATTAAAAGATTAAGTTGGTgtaagtgaaaaatgaaagggaacattaataataataaattctgACATTAAACACTGATGCATGTGGAGCATAAAGAGACACTTCCAAGTTCCAGCTCACATTCACTGACTAAGAGAGAAGTGAAGCAGTGAGAGCTCAAACTCCATAACGCCTTACTCATGGCAGCCAAATGGTTTCTCATTGCGTGCGTCGTGGCCGTCATCTGGTCTGCTGACGTGGCTCCCACCGTCTCATCGTCACACCACGGTCACGCCCATGCCCCAGCACCCTCCGTCGACTGCTCAGCCGTCGTCATTACCTTAGCGGATTGTCTTCCCTTCGTTTCCGACGACGGCGCCCAAACCAAACCTCAGGGGACATGCTGCTCTGCCTTGAAAACTGTTCTCGCCACCGCTCCCAACTGCCTCTGCGACTCTTTCAAGAATAGCGGTAATCTCGGTATCGCCATAAACGTCACAAAGGCTCTCACTCTCCCAGCTGCCTGCAAACTCGCCACCCCTTCTCTCTCCAACTGTGGATGTTAGATTTTCCTCTacccattttcttttttctcgcatttattccttttttcatacaaagttttcttttttacggtctgttgaagataaatttttgtCCCTTTCTAGTTTTATGTCAGTAatgaggatttttttttttttttttttgcagtgtCTCCTGCGCTCACTCCTGCACCTGGTATGTGTACACATTTATGCCATATACCATCATCTTTGCTTTGCTGGTTCCATGTTCAATTTTATGCCAAATTAAATGAGCTGGGGGCGGTTCAAATATACACTTGTTTGATCCCAAAGTTTCAAGGGCCTTTTTTTACCTGCGTTCTTTCTACTGTCATTTAATCATCTTGGTATTCTTTTTGTGGACAGTTTTTAAATTAACCGAGCATCGTCAATCGTTAACCAGGCATGATTAATCGTTGTCAAGAAATTAATTTTCTCCACTTACTTTGGGTTCAGTATGTTTTTATGACAAAGAGTCTCTTGATTTTCATTGTTACGATGTTTGGTTTGGTTGGGAGATTACTGGATTTATTCATGTTCCTTATTAATAGTGAAATGTAGTATCAAGCTGTGATCTGTTCTATATCTTCAGCGTGTCATTTATGCAGGTTTACTCGTTTTTATCCCATATATGCTATCCGTGCATTCATAATTTATAGTGTGTTGTGTGAAAGATTTTGAAGGTCTATGATCTTTGGTGTTAGGTTCTAAATTTCTGACATGATTGGTGTTTCTGATTTGAATTAGTACAAATTTTGTTGCAGGTTTGTCTCCAGCATCTGGTGCAGCAAATGGATCTCCAGGTGGAGCTCCATCATCAACTCCTGGGAACGCAGCATCAGCACGCGTCCCTACTTCTGCTGGATCCTTTATTATTTGCCTCTCTGTGGTTGTATCACTCGTTGCATTTTGAGGTAAGGGACATCAAATGAGAGACTATTTTCCTGTCTTTTGACTTTTCCATGTTCTGTGAGACTTAATGAAGTACACTGTGGGAGTTGAACCTACTCTATGCTTGTATATTTATGTTGTATGATGTATACGAATGAGCATaccattactattattattatatgaagtgatattGATGTGGGTGTGATTGGTATTTTGTTGACTAGTACGTGTACATCATACTAGAAGCTTCTTTCTCATATGGTTTTTATATCGTCAACCAACTCCCTGTGCAAAACTATTGCCGGACATGGATATTGCAGTTAAGTGTGGTAATTTTTTCTACTGgaagttcatatttttttaaggttaaacTGTTGTTTTTTTTCATCTCCGACAAACTATGTTGTTGATGGATTAAATTTATGACaactaaaacaaagaaattgtCCAAAAGTGAGCCTACGTTGTGGTCCTTTATCTAAGCCGAAAGGCATCTCTATCCCGTTTTGGGCACGTACGTGAGGAAAGAGTACGTATGGCAGATAACGTTTGTATCTATATCCAGAATTGGAAGATTTGGAGATCAACTCTATAGGGCTAGAGTTAGGTGTTACATATTCTTTTATCTCACCTCATCAAGGGGCTTTCTTTCCGCACccatctttttcttcctccacctccaaaTTTTACTGTATATTCATTATAACCCTGCtgaatgtatatataaattattaaactaattaCGTACTATTTACCCACTTGTATTTACCCTCTCatgaaattttggaaatatattttataatataaaatatatgttatatggAGAGTTTGTTActgtattttattaaagaattatatgtttaaaacaaaaatgtgatagaatattaaatttaacacTTCCGTACCTTGActgtttatgttttctttattttattctttcaaatAATCTTTAGTGActttatgataataattatgGTGAGGATTatttgtaaacaaaaaaaaaaacataatttctcctttgtttttttaattttttattttcattgatttggACGGTGATAGGATTTTTAGACCAAGTATGAACAACGTAATCTTCTTTCATTCGTACAGTCCTTCATCAAAGAGTGTTACAGTGACTTGTGGAAATTTTTCTTATGTTATATAGGTACAGCAATAATGATAACTTTTGATagaatttttagaaatataaataaataaatattaaagagaTGTTTTAGATAATATCGCATAAAAGTGACATCCTTTTGAAACATTGGAAATAAAGCACAGCCTAATCTAATTACAAGTAGCTAACTGGGCCacagcttttctttttcttattttgggCTGCCCAATGGTTttcagcccatacaaatttcaTCGACATTTTAGTTTTGTCATTGAAAGGTTGGTTTTGATTTTGAAGGCACTGATTGTGTCATTGTAAGGTAAGATACGGACACTGTGACAAGGAAAACTTCCTAATCATCtactttttctcaaattcaatatcttcaaaatttatattccatcttttcattcattatttaatgcaattatttaaattttaagttattaCGGATGcattatttggatttaatttatattagaccattttttttctaaatttagtttagtttttttttgttttaaataattaaataaatatatcggaagcttttgaaaaaaaattgtgtgatttgaatagttattttataatggactatagtttttgaatttttttaccaaattttaaaaaaatatatatttaaatatactttttatattgagTTTTAATCAAACTTATTAAGATAAGAGTATTTCAGGtaaggtaaaaaaataaaaaaataaataaaaaacattcaatGCATATTTCCTAGTTCCTATCACTATCATGCTTTCATTATGCTTAAGAATTGAAATAGGTTCACGATAttatattgaatttgttttaattttcttaaataaaaccATGACATGCTCTTTCAACATTtaacataaaacataatagGTACTTGTTGTTACCTATTAGTTTATCATTCAACTCTCAAccacttaattaaatatttaatggtaaaaaaactttatttttatgttataaattatatattaaatttgtaagatgaaatttatattaaattacatattataaacttattttatttttaattgatgtgaaaattttgtaatattttgtgTATACCAcattgataagtgtgaaaaaaagatgtttttacacttataaatgatattaatcttgtaattatttatgtttttaatcagtgaaaagttgtgatatgaaataaattgttacgtaaattattgttcagaGAAGGGTGTATAATTTGTAATCTCTTAGCCAATTCTCGCACAGCGCAAGAAATTCGCAAAGCCAGAAAAagaaattcgcacagcgcaccaagGCTTGTGCGCTGagcaaataatgaaaattaaaagaggGCAGCATTTTgaaaattcgcatagcgcactaGAGactgtgcgctatgcgaattacAGCAGTTGagtgtataattaaaattaattcgcacTGCGAATACACTCTTCTGCGCtgagttaattaaaataattaattgctCTTAAAATATATGACAGAGAGGCAGAAACGATCTTCTGACATACGAAAAAATAGAGAACTGCTTAAGAGGTAATGGCTGACAATTGATGTAATTTTTCCTGTTCAATATAAGTTTTGTTCATatgcttttcttgttttgtttgtgattatacggaagtataatatatttaatatgttcAAATTATACTGGAAAGTAAATTTTAGTATGAACTAAGAAAAGCAACTAGAAGGAACGATGCTAGGAATAATTTCAATTCTTCTGGTCATTTATAAACATCATATCTTAATGCAAAggttatgtttaattacttaaggaattaataattgaacataattctttagaacttgttttaagggATTAAACCAAGATACtgtgatgttaatgtttgaACGCAAATTATATTGTTTAGAATAGTTACTGTAATGGTAGTCATGAAGTCAATTCCAACGAAGCTTTCttccaaatttaattttcaaattttaatattctgtTAATTTCTTACTTTCAGTTCACTTATTCAGATTATCATTTGTtgtcaaattgattttgataaataatattaaattgaataacgTAACACAAATTTCCTTGGGAGAACTATACTCTTAACTTTATTACTGTATCACTCGTAACGATTTAGTATACTTACTAAAAAGTTATCACACATCTCAATCATATATACTATTAACTTTTTCCTTGTGCATACCACAATTCAATCATATATCACGATTCAgtctatttaaaaatttgtagcCCATAGTGAATTTGATATTTTGGCCTTGATACGTACATGTAAAAAGTATGGAGACGTTAAAAATGTTGTGTCATGAACAACCACCTTATGTTTCTTATCCCATGTATATGTAAAGCAAACAATGGACATCTAACTTAATAACATACATTGCGTGAAACTTCGTTTAGTGTAGGAGAGGTCCACACTCTAACAGAGACCTTAACTAGGACGAAAGAATTCAGGAGGGTACACTCCCCTCGTGACATCCTAATTATTTGAGGTCTTTTGCTACAGACAAAAATGTGGCACCTGtccattataaatatattcttttaatgttttctttatacatattttgaccaataaattattttataatacgGTATAATTAATCCTTCTATAATCATAtccatatttattaaattttattttatatgttccTCTCGTGTTAAGTTAGATCTTAATTTGAATAGCTCATCCTCCCCAACAAACACAACTGAACCGGAAATAACATTTAATCGGTCCAAACAGGTAGGAAAGGGAGAAGTAATGTACGGATTTAAGAACCAAAAACGAGGTTGCAGTGATGCTCTATCTTCGTCTTTGGGTTTTCACAATGCAAGTTCAATGGGCGCAAAAAAATATCCATACTTAATTCGGAATGAGAAAGAATATATGCATGGCAGACCTAAATGCAATTCCAATTTTATCAGTATAAAAGCTGGATATTATGCAAGAGAAAAcgcattattattataataataataataataataataataataataataataataataataatatggaaCGGACACAGCGGTGACGTGCAAGAAAATGTTTTTCGAAGAATTAATGTATGTTGTTATAACAGCtgaatagttaaaatttatattaatgattattaagagaaaaattaattaatcaaattcttataattttataattagagatttaattttaagataaacttacttttactcgATCTCATCCTATTTTATctgaaacaataatatttaaaatattaggaTGTTAAACGaatattatatgttaatatatttttatatttgtgaatTTATAAGATGTATAAATACAGcaaaaagtattaattaaataccgctactaaaatattattatagatttatattCATCAACTTACTTTTATTGACTAATATGTGAAAAagtcaattttctttttattctcgTCGGTGAGCTTAAACCATAGTCACTGTCACATGATTCGACTATTAATTAAAGATCACTTATTCATCACAGAAGTTTTTACCTTCAAACTTTCTGTAAGAACGCCAaagcaagctttttttttagattatgaACAAAAGCAATTACTCTGATAAactcttattttatatatgatctGGTTTAGAGTGATTTTTCACAATATATCCATTCTCTGGTTATGTTAGACTATTTGTTTTTAGGATAAGAACTAAATTTGTGTCCAACGGCCACCAATAATTGTCTATTTCCAATGTACAAAACCGGTTTCTCGCTTATCCAAAACGTACGTTTGAGATATCcagtttgaaatattaaaatattagacAGAGAgacattttgattttttctttaccaaattaaattataatattttcaattgaaccaaaataaataacagaTCTATTTTTGTGTGTATTTTTTACTGCCTCCCTTTTGGATACTTTCGgtctcattttaatttttttcttatatttttctcttttatgaaTCGATCAACAGTCTTTTACTATTTGGACAAAATTCGGTATTGCATCGAAATTAAGTAACTATtcattgtttatatttcttcatGCAACGAATGAGGGCTGAATTAATTCGATTTTGGTGGCGGACAGTGGAGAAACACAGTATGATGAGGTTGATGCACATGGATTGGTGAAGGAATTCATCTCGTGTGTTAATTAGTATTGTATTGTACAGTAGAATACAATCACATATTTGCTTTATGCGTTATCTTACATACCGTTGAGTTGCTTGAAAAGAAGACAAAGCGAACCTCATCCATTTCATCCTCGTCATGAAGTACATGACACCAATTTTCACTCACTTTATAACTCCCCATCATTAGGTCGGCACATTATCtgccaaaataatttttcaaatcaaacataATTATACTGCAAAATGAAATAGTAAAATCTGACAcgtcaactaaaaataaaattaatttatgatatataaatagttataaatttcatcttataatttattatatataaatattttgagtgTAAGTGTAAGATTGGAGTCATTTTTAATACCTGCACAATATTTCTAAAACTTAGTTTGATAgctatttttctgttttttttttctttgttttacaCTGTTTTAAGGTATACCggttaaagatttttttaatatttaagttagtaactaaataaatgttatggtaataaatatatatgatcatctatatttttttacttatcttTGTAGTTTTTGTCATAAAATTAAGAGGAAAAAAACCTTAATTATAATCGAATCTCAATCcaatatctttaatcattaTTTATCTTAATCCTTACGATAAAACCTATTTTTTTACTAAGATTGAATGTTTTTGCCTATGATTGGTATCCTCTACTGGTTTAGCTACATCCAATCACTATTTGACTGCCTCTTAATTTTTATGACTATCTGATTGACTTGAATTGGGATAAATGTATATTTGTCggaagtataataaaaattattttaatttttttaattttttttaacaatgacaAGCCAACCcaagtatttatttattctctatAGTATTCTTGGTATATCGAGTAGTGACATTGAAGTACATGATATCCGATAAGATGCAATGGGTGTGTAGAAAGATCGGTGCGACGTCGTTGGACTTGAATTCAGTCAAAACACCGGAACCAAACCTGTCGGTGGATTTCAATAATTAAACATGGAATGAGGATGAAAAGTTTAGTTTGTCTTCCTCAGTTAAAATTACTTAGGAGGACATTTCCGCGACAGGTTTCAACAAATATCTGAGCCCGCACTATATATACCACACATTGTAAAAGGTTGAGAGAGAATGAAGCAGAGCAATGGATGTTCTAACAATAGCCTCAACTCTCACCATTTCCAAACCCTTTCAAACGCTCTCACTCCCAAAGATACACCACACACCACCTCCTCCTCCCACGCGCTTCTCGGTTTCATGCAGAGCGACCAAGCAGCAGCTTCGAGGTGTGGAAGACAACCTGTACAAGATTCTAAGTTTGAGTCCCAACAGCGCCACCGCCGACGACATAAAGAAAGCGTACAGATCAATGGCTCGCCAGTACCACCCGGATGTGTGCCATGATAGTTCCAGGAAAGAGGAGTTGACGAGGATGTTTGTGCAACTGAACGCGGCTTACACCACCTTGTCCAATCCAAGGCTTCGAGCAGAGTATGACTACGAACTGGGTTTGAGAAGCAGAATGGGCGTTGGTGACGAGAGTTGGAGAATGAGATGGATGGAGCAACTGGCCGAGTTGAAGAGAAGATCTCACAAGCGTATGCAACGAAATCATGGATCGTGGGGCACCAGAGTCAGAGCACAAACCGTGAACTCAAATTAGTGTATTTTTCGTCTCGTGTTCTTCGACAATTCAACATTTTAGgaatttttttcttcagtttATTTTAGAACAGTACTACGTTGTTACTATAGTATTGTACATTATCCATATCTATTGGTTCTAAATAATTCCAATCGAGACACACAAAATAGTAACCTGCCTTGTGTTGACGACCGAGTCAAGTTCAGTTTTCAGaaacctctttttttttctttgctataCATTAtctatactatatatatatatatatatatatatatatatatatagagagagagagagagagagagagagagagagacagagagagagagagagagagagagagacagagagagacagagagagagagagagagagtttaaATAATTCACTTTTGGAAGCAGATCACCTAGAAACTTTACTAAAGAGGTCCTTATCTTTGGGGCCACTACTTTGGTCCTGTAAGCTATGCCACTTTCTAACATTTTCTGATAGAATAATAGTTACTTGATGCatgaaacaacaaaataacaaaaacttaGCCAATTTTCATGAATATGATGTTTTTTACTCAAAACTCAAAGAATAAAAAGTGGCGTTTGCAGAAGCAGTTTTGGAGAGTGTTGAGTTCCTATGGAATTTGTTCCATTTTTGCGAAGGAATATGTTACAGCACCTACCCAATGAAGAATAATTTGTAAACACTTTATAAGTGGTattgtgtgtgagattttggaGGATTCCAAAAGCAAGAGGGAAGTGTAGTTATGGCACATGGAGTGTGGGCCGTGGTGAGCTGGACTTTCATATGGAATGTGACTGTGTGGAGACTGTAAGTTCTGTCCATTCAAATTGTATTTAGCATGTTACATTGGTTGTCTTGTAATTCCATAAGCGGATTCAATTTTCTTTAGCATCCATTTACTtagtaataatgaaaataaatcagattaaatttttaattcaattagacTTGCTAATACAGATTGTAGGTAGGTAATTCACCTATTATGTAGACCgtgaaatcaaatataaaaacctCATTAAAAAATCTGAGTGATCagtatactttaaaaaaaaaaatatgtgaatcTTGGAAAGAGTAGTCCTAATCACAGTAAGaaacttttttcaattaaagttgtaatttatgGAAAAAGGTGGTGATGTCTAGAAGGTGGTTGCGTGGATAAAGgtgttaaaaatgatatttcCCTCTAGAAACTTAAAAGTCGACAGAAAAAAGAAGGATGGTATTGTGTTGTATCATTACTGTTTTTTATACATTACGTAAAGGAGTTGTCAAAAGAACTAGAAACAGTGACAAAACGAAGCTACCAAATTCAATTTCTCTTCTCATTCCTATTCCTATCCTCAATTTTCActctttattcttttcaaatttatttattcatcttTTCATCAAATAGCATACTcctacttttattatttaaatacacTGTTTCAGATAGTCACGAATGCTGATCCTCCTATgcctaattttataaaattattaattaaaaatattctgggTAGGTCAAGTATTGAAATGGACtagatttttttgtttatgtttacgTATTCTACAAGCTTAAAGCAACTTGGCTATGATTCtgaaattattaattcaatAGTTTATTTATGCATGATAGATAGAGTTCAAATAATTCATCAAtctatttaatatgtattattcTCTAAGAGCcaatactatttttaatttcattttttatatattactttcattttaaacatcgtttaaaaaattattaattcaatattatattttaaaaatttagtaatcctatatgtttttattcttattttttaatatgtttatgtttaaCTGCTTCACCAACACATAATTACTATAAATGTCTCACGtatacatatatttaactttatattattttgtacttaattttaaacttaattatacatgttttaaaataaaaaaaaatgaaattaacaacACCATACAAAGATATAATAATAgaacttaaaaattgaattaaaaaaaaaatcaatttataaataaacacataaaaatatcatttaaacctttaattttgaaaataactaGATGAACAACTTAAAGATGTAACCTTTGGagtttaaatcaataaatatattattgaaaataattaataacgatatttatttaatgaaattcatactgattaaaaaaaatataagatacgTTTAAtagtaaacatatttaaaattattagttataaataacaaaatttaaatacatcacataatatcaataataataaatatttaaataattacatgaTCCGTTTTATTCATtcttaatttacatttatttgaaaaaatatataataaacttcgataaatttatttcaatatttttcaatttaaaatataactttattatttatttataattcttcaaaattacaattatacttttatttatataatttaaatatatagaaattttaaatataaatagggAGATGTTTTGGTagaaaaactttcaaaatataatgtTGTGTGCTTAAATTAGGTTATGTTGtttaggaaataaaaataaaaaatcttattctAATTATaagttacaaatataatatcattaattaaattaatcactCACAAAATTTGGACTTAACAGAAAGCGTTATTTCATACTGTTAGAATTATTCagatttacttttatttaaaaatataaattaatctaatGCATAACTTgataaatatgaaaagaatCTTTCATGtgacaattatttatttcacgtatgtttttaattacatattcattcattaaattaaacCTTATACTAAATTCAATAACATTTCTAGGGTGAGgttgagttttttatttttttaggttgaGTACAAAAAGATACATAcagaataaatttattatatttttaaataaacaataatttcatttaaatgaattataacaacaaaaatatttgtatttatgtagtctcattaataaaattaataataaagaatacATCATACCATAACAAAACCTATCCcaaaatcttttattataaCCACAAAATAGATTTGATATCATAAATAATTGGAGACATGAGAATTGTCTTATTGACCTTGTGAAGTACATACCACTCAACTACCACAAAATATCGACTTAAAAGTAATCAAGAATAATGATGATGTTTTGAgctaagagtattttaatataaataaattaagattaaataattacttattaaactattattattattattattattattatttctctaaaatctaaattgtttatattttttcttatattttttaataattttgtcatCATTTTCCCACAATTATAAGCAAGGAATCAAATGAATAGATATGAAGTAACCAAATATAATCTTGTTCATGGTTTACCTTAATGTGATTTAAATTTTGAGctccattttttctttatttgtttacaAGTGCTCGTAAATTTGTCCAAtgtacaattaatttaaaaggataatttttttataaatttgcggtaaagtgatatttttactttttattaggTTCgtcttttttaaaagtaaactaaaatatatctaagcatcttttttcaaatatttcaatgATGGTTTATTTAAGAATTAAGTTATTGTaacataaaaagtttattttgcaTGTGTTTTTTTGGTGGAGCGTCATCGAAGTCGAGTGTCTTACATTCCAAAATTTTGTAATTctctatattataataaaaaattatgaattaaattagataaatttttaattttttatgaaacaaaacatctaatattaataactagtaaaacataaacttaaatataataaataataaaattattaagacctttattattattacactgCCATCTCACTCTGCAAATCAGAATCTTCCTTGATTTCAACTTTTCAAAGCTTATTTTTTCTTCACGCGCTCCTTCCAGAATTTAACCCTTTCCcattacaaaagtaaattcgACGCGGTGCAGATATAAATCCAACcgttaaataacattatttaatggaccagatttaaaattaaatagtattttacTGGATTACAGTTTGCAGTTCTGCTACTACTAAATGCAGAGGATACGAATTTCTAGAAAGACTATGCAATAAACTCTGACGTCAATAAGCATTTTTTGACTACTGACTGCTGCATGTACGCGGAGAATAAAgacaaagacaaataaaaaaatgtatatttattttttatttttcatcacatttcaatttaaatcttattcttgattaaaaaattgtaatccaatgtttattttttaactttaattatttaaatttctttttaacatgttaaaatCTATATAATTCGA
Above is a genomic segment from Vigna radiata var. radiata cultivar VC1973A chromosome 10, Vradiata_ver6, whole genome shotgun sequence containing:
- the LOC106775432 gene encoding chaperone protein dnaJ 20, chloroplastic-like, whose translation is MDVLTIASTLTISKPFQTLSLPKIHHTPPPPPTRFSVSCRATKQQLRGVEDNLYKILSLSPNSATADDIKKAYRSMARQYHPDVCHDSSRKEELTRMFVQLNAAYTTLSNPRLRAEYDYELGLRSRMGVGDESWRMRWMEQLAELKRRSHKRMQRNHGSWGTRVRAQTVNSN
- the LOC106775219 gene encoding non-specific lipid-transfer protein-like protein At5g64080 — its product is MAAKWFLIACVVAVIWSADVAPTVSSSHHGHAHAPAPSVDCSAVVITLADCLPFVSDDGAQTKPQGTCCSALKTVLATAPNCLCDSFKNSGNLGIAINVTKALTLPAACKLATPSLSNCGLSPALTPAPGLSPASGAANGSPGGAPSSTPGNAASARVPTSAGSFIICLSVVVSLVAF